The following are encoded together in the Zingiber officinale cultivar Zhangliang chromosome 8A, Zo_v1.1, whole genome shotgun sequence genome:
- the LOC122011039 gene encoding probable LRR receptor-like serine/threonine-protein kinase At1g67720, with translation YDVTVRTRYLVRTSFLYGNFDESNVYPKFDISIGASHWTTIVIYDANTIVTHEAVILATAPTISICVSNATTGEPFISTIELRQFNGSLYHTDFETQFFLSLSVRINFGAETNESVRYPDDPYDRIWESDSLKRANYLVDVAAGTQRISTTVPIDVNSDERPPSKVMQTAVVGQNGGLNYRLNLNGFLGNGWAFCYFAEIEDLKPDEIRKFRLVLQGNKELTHLIVNVEENAQRKYRLYEPGSYNISLPFVLSFAFKKTNDSSKGPILNAFEIYKYMEINYGSLDALTMESFVSHYPKEVWAQEGGDPCLPAPWSWVQCNSDPQPQIVSIRLSGRNLTGNIPAELASLTGLVKL, from the exons tatgatgttacagTCAGGACACGCTACCTTGTGCGAACAAGCTTCTTGTATGGGAATTTTGACGAGAGTAATGTCTATCCGAAATTTGATATCTCAATTGGAGCAAGTCATTGGACAACCATTGTCATCTATGATGCAAATACCATTGTGACACACGAGGCTGTTATCCTTGCTACTGCTCCAACAATTAGCATATGTGTATCTAATGCTACAACTGGAGAACCATTTATTTCAACCATCGAACTTCGACAGTTTAATGGATCATTGTACCACACGGATTTTGAGACTCAATTCTTCTTGAGTCTATCTGTGAGAATAAATTTCGGTGCTGAGACTAATGAATCTGTCAG GTATCCTGATGATCCATATGATCGAATATGGGAATCTGATTCTTTGAAGAGGGCGAACTACCTTGTTGATGTTGCTGCTGGAACTCAAAGAATATCAACCACTGTGCCTATAGATGTTAATAGTGATGAAAGACCTCCATCCAAGGTGATGCAGACTGCAGTAGTGGGTCAAAATGGAGGCTTAAATTATCGTCTTAACCTGAATGGGTTTCTGGGGAATGGTTGGGCGTTTTGTTATTTTGCAGAAATTGAAGATTTGAAACCAGATGAAATCAGGAAATTCAGGTTGGTGCTTCAGGGGAACAAGGAACTTACACATCTCATTGTAAATGTCGAAGAAAATGCCCAACGGAAGTATCGGCTATATGAACCGGGATCATATAATATAAGTCTCCCTTTTGTCTTGTCTTTTGCTTTTAAGAAAACAAATGATTCATCCAAGGGACCTATCTTAAATGCTTTTGAGATATACAAGTATATGGAGATAAATTATGGATCCCTAGACG CACTGACCATGGAAAGCTTTGTATCACATTACCCAAAAGAAGTTTGGGCACAAGAAGGTGGAGATCCATGCTTACCAGCTCCATGGTCATGGGTTCAATGTAATTCAGATCCGCAACCACAAATTGTTTCAAT TAGACTATCAGGGAGAAATTTGACGGGGAATATACCTGCAGAGCTTGCTAGTTTAACTGGCCTAGTCAAATTGTAA